A region of Paraburkholderia sp. BL23I1N1 DNA encodes the following proteins:
- the flhC gene encoding flagellar transcriptional regulator FlhC — MLKRSLTEDAQEVFRAIALIELGARMQVLESELTLSRDRMIRLYREVKGVSPPKGMLPFSADWYMTWLANIHASLFYNTYLFLKNEARCSHLDALTKGYRLYLEHCQHSESEPVLDLTRAWTLVRFFDADILQLTKCCRCTGKFVAHKHDLQHNVVCGACQPPSRAGKTKKAAAARQEALEAAQIAQAA; from the coding sequence ATGCTCAAGCGTAGCCTGACTGAAGACGCGCAAGAAGTATTCCGTGCCATCGCGCTGATTGAACTCGGCGCGCGCATGCAGGTGCTCGAAAGCGAGTTGACGCTTTCGCGCGACCGCATGATTCGCCTGTACCGCGAGGTCAAAGGCGTATCGCCGCCCAAGGGCATGCTGCCGTTCTCGGCGGACTGGTACATGACGTGGCTGGCGAATATCCACGCGTCGTTGTTCTACAACACGTACCTGTTCCTGAAGAACGAAGCGCGTTGCTCGCACCTGGATGCGCTGACCAAAGGGTATCGGCTGTATCTGGAACATTGCCAGCACAGCGAATCCGAACCGGTTCTGGATCTGACGCGTGCATGGACGCTGGTGCGTTTCTTCGACGCCGACATCCTGCAGTTGACCAAATGCTGTCGTTGCACCGGTAAGTTCGTCGCGCACAAGCACGATCTGCAACATAACGTGGTGTGTGGTGCCTGTCAGCCGCCGTCGCGTGCCGGCAAGACCAAGAAGGCAGCAGCCGCTCGGCAGGAAGCGCTCGAAGCAGCGCAGATTGCACAGGCCGCCTGA
- the flhD gene encoding flagellar transcriptional regulator FlhD: MDRSSETLDSIREINLSYIMLAQRMLREDKPVGMFRLGLSSELADLLAGLSLAQIVKLAASDQLLCFFRFNDHSMLSALTQTTKHTAVAPTHAAILLAGQPAEQFA; the protein is encoded by the coding sequence ATGGACCGTAGCAGCGAGACGCTGGATTCAATCCGCGAGATTAACTTGTCTTACATCATGCTCGCGCAACGTATGTTGCGTGAGGACAAACCGGTCGGCATGTTCCGGCTGGGATTGTCGTCGGAACTGGCTGATTTGCTCGCCGGGCTGTCGCTCGCGCAGATCGTCAAGCTGGCCGCTTCCGATCAGCTTTTGTGCTTCTTCCGCTTCAACGACCACTCGATGTTGTCGGCGTTGACGCAAACGACGAAGCACACGGCAGTTGCACCGACTCACGCGGCGATCCTGCTTGCAGGCCAGCCTGCCGAGCAGTTCGCTTAA
- a CDS encoding GNAT family N-acetyltransferase, protein MINNALLIRQLGPADRDAYFQLRLRGLKAHPESFGESYEEALAKGAARHDAILQGAHAAEGDFLLGAFEVTDAPLIGVVGLRRNQSDKQRHKASIVGMYVAPEASGHGVGRALLNELLARATQIEGLRQIQLMVSSRNEAARKLYESLGFRKYGCEIEALNVNWVFHDADLMARFM, encoded by the coding sequence TTGATCAACAACGCCCTGCTGATCCGCCAACTCGGGCCGGCCGACCGCGACGCCTACTTCCAGCTTCGTCTGCGCGGACTGAAGGCACATCCGGAATCGTTCGGTGAGAGTTACGAGGAGGCGCTGGCCAAGGGCGCCGCACGGCATGACGCGATATTGCAGGGCGCGCACGCAGCCGAAGGCGACTTTTTGCTCGGTGCTTTCGAAGTGACCGATGCGCCGCTGATCGGCGTGGTCGGATTGCGGCGCAACCAGAGCGACAAGCAGCGACACAAGGCCTCGATCGTCGGCATGTATGTAGCGCCTGAAGCTTCGGGCCACGGAGTCGGTCGCGCGTTGCTTAATGAATTGCTGGCGCGAGCAACGCAAATAGAAGGCCTACGGCAAATCCAGTTGATGGTGAGTAGCCGCAACGAGGCAGCCCGCAAACTCTATGAGTCGCTTGGCTTCCGCAAATATGGCTGCGAGATTGAAGCGTTGAATGTCAACTGGGTGTTTCACGATGCCGATTTGATGGCGCGTTTCATGTAA
- a CDS encoding helix-turn-helix domain-containing protein encodes MNTLSLAQTIPSNRPTASRTVGDLLREWRQRRRMSQLLLAAEADISTRHLSFVESGRAVPSREMVMHLAERLEVPLRARNALLIAAGYAPLFRERPLTDPQLAAAREAVELVLKGHEPYPALAIDRHWNIVAANNALTPLLAGASPELLKPPVNAMRLSLHPDGIAASIVNWHAWRAHALSRLQRQIDVSGDETLSALRDELAAYPAPPGATVIDHDDTANYQVAVPLRMRTPIGELSFFSTTTVFGTPVDVTLSELAIEAFFPADPQTAAALREFAENQRAEEQKAEVAKP; translated from the coding sequence ATGAACACACTCTCTCTTGCGCAAACCATCCCGTCGAACAGACCGACGGCAAGCCGCACGGTCGGCGATCTGCTGCGCGAATGGCGGCAGCGGCGAAGAATGAGCCAGTTGCTCCTCGCTGCTGAAGCCGATATTTCAACGCGGCATCTGAGCTTCGTCGAATCAGGCCGTGCCGTGCCTAGCCGGGAAATGGTCATGCACCTCGCCGAGCGGCTCGAGGTGCCATTGCGTGCTCGCAATGCGCTGCTGATCGCGGCAGGCTACGCGCCGCTGTTCCGAGAACGCCCTTTGACGGACCCGCAATTGGCCGCCGCGCGCGAGGCAGTCGAGTTGGTGCTCAAAGGTCACGAACCGTATCCCGCACTCGCGATCGACCGCCACTGGAACATCGTTGCCGCGAACAATGCGCTCACGCCGCTGCTTGCAGGCGCAAGCCCGGAATTGCTGAAACCGCCCGTCAATGCGATGCGGCTGAGCTTGCATCCGGACGGCATCGCGGCGTCGATCGTCAATTGGCACGCCTGGCGCGCGCACGCGCTGTCGCGACTCCAGCGGCAAATCGACGTGAGTGGTGACGAGACGTTGAGCGCCCTGCGCGACGAACTGGCCGCGTATCCCGCGCCGCCCGGCGCGACAGTGATCGACCACGACGACACCGCGAATTATCAGGTCGCCGTGCCGCTGCGAATGCGCACGCCGATCGGCGAACTGTCGTTCTTCAGCACGACCACGGTATTCGGCACACCGGTCGATGTGACACTGTCGGAGCTTGCCATTGAAGCGTTCTTTCCCGCCGATCCACAAACCGCGGCCGCATTGCGCGAGTTTGCCGAAAACCAACGCGCCGAGGAGCAAAAGGCTGAAGTCGCGAAGCCATAG
- a CDS encoding addiction module antidote protein produces the protein MSKVKTARFDASHYLDSEEMIAEYLNAALEEGDADLLLAAIADIAKARGIAKVAANAGLGRESLYKTLAPGSKPRMDTVFKLLRALGVKLNAVPEGVAHA, from the coding sequence ATGAGCAAAGTCAAAACCGCACGCTTCGATGCATCGCACTACCTCGATAGCGAGGAGATGATCGCTGAATATCTCAACGCAGCGCTTGAAGAAGGCGACGCCGACCTCCTCCTCGCCGCGATCGCCGACATCGCAAAAGCACGTGGCATCGCGAAAGTCGCGGCCAACGCGGGACTCGGGCGCGAGAGCCTCTACAAAACACTCGCGCCCGGCTCCAAACCGCGCATGGATACGGTGTTCAAACTGCTGCGCGCGCTGGGCGTCAAGCTCAACGCCGTGCCGGAAGGTGTGGCGCACGCCTGA
- a CDS encoding type II toxin-antitoxin system RelE/ParE family toxin — protein sequence MVFTLASSYPFRYTHQQIGSPPVYTVNRTEEFNSWLASLADLRARAKILVRVRRAERGHFGDVKLLEDGVSEMRIDWGPGYRVYFAREGRVVYLLLCGGDKSTQPADIKHAKSLWAAIRKELS from the coding sequence ATGGTTTTTACGCTTGCAAGTTCGTATCCATTCAGATACACTCATCAGCAGATCGGTTCACCACCTGTGTACACGGTCAACCGCACCGAGGAATTCAACAGCTGGCTCGCCAGCCTCGCAGATTTAAGAGCGAGGGCAAAAATCCTGGTGCGGGTCCGCCGTGCGGAGCGAGGTCATTTCGGCGACGTAAAGCTGCTGGAAGACGGTGTGTCCGAGATGCGCATCGATTGGGGTCCCGGCTATCGGGTCTACTTCGCGCGTGAAGGGCGCGTGGTGTATCTGCTGCTCTGCGGTGGCGACAAGTCCACGCAGCCGGCCGACATCAAGCATGCCAAATCATTGTGGGCAGCAATCAGAAAGGAACTGTCATGA
- a CDS encoding nuclear transport factor 2 family protein, translating into MNAHTDLIDRYFDAWNETDAVRRRELIAATWTADADYRDPLLAGAGHDGIDAMIRAVHERFPHHTFHRTTEVDGFANRLRFSWALTTPAGEAIVKGSDFGVLDAHGRLQAVTGFLDQVPAAT; encoded by the coding sequence ATGAATGCGCATACTGATCTGATCGACCGTTATTTCGACGCATGGAATGAAACCGATGCAGTGCGCCGCCGCGAGCTGATCGCCGCGACGTGGACCGCCGATGCCGACTATCGCGATCCGCTGCTGGCAGGCGCGGGCCATGACGGCATCGACGCGATGATCCGCGCGGTGCATGAACGCTTCCCGCATCACACGTTTCACCGCACCACGGAGGTCGACGGATTCGCGAACCGCTTGCGTTTTTCGTGGGCACTCACCACGCCGGCCGGCGAGGCAATCGTCAAGGGCTCCGACTTCGGCGTGCTCGACGCACATGGACGCCTGCAGGCGGTGACCGGCTTCCTCGACCAGGTGCCTGCTGCGACCTGA
- a CDS encoding RbsD/FucU family protein, with protein sequence MLKNLDPLLNADVLHALRSMGHGDELVVCDANFPGDSVAHETVLGKLLRLDGVNAPRAIRAILSVMPLDTFIEHPASRMEVVGEPATIPAVQREVQIEINAAEGREVPFASVERFAFYERARKAYCVIATGEERGYGCFVFTKGVLLAPDAPQQ encoded by the coding sequence GTGCTGAAGAATCTCGATCCGCTGCTGAACGCCGACGTGCTGCATGCGCTACGTTCGATGGGACATGGCGACGAACTGGTGGTGTGCGACGCCAACTTCCCGGGCGATTCGGTCGCGCATGAGACGGTGTTGGGCAAGCTGCTGCGTCTCGATGGCGTGAATGCACCGCGTGCGATTCGCGCGATTCTGTCGGTGATGCCGCTGGATACATTCATCGAACACCCTGCATCGCGAATGGAAGTGGTCGGCGAGCCGGCTACGATTCCGGCCGTTCAGCGCGAGGTGCAGATCGAGATCAATGCGGCGGAAGGGCGCGAGGTGCCGTTTGCTTCGGTCGAACGTTTCGCTTTCTATGAGCGGGCGCGCAAAGCCTATTGCGTGATCGCTACCGGCGAAGAGCGCGGTTACGGTTGCTTCGTTTTTACAAAGGGCGTCTTGCTCGCGCCGGATGCGCCACAGCAATAG
- a CDS encoding VOC family protein, whose translation MSFSIDSLDHLVLNVADVEASAAWYARMLGMRRTEFESRSGTRVAMTYGNQKINLRPADADTAAWFTGREPVPGSTDLCFVTTASSAEVKAYWLAQGVEIEAGPVERDGARGKMTSVYCRDPDGNLIEVATYPRA comes from the coding sequence ATGAGCTTCTCGATAGACAGTCTCGATCATCTCGTTCTGAATGTCGCCGACGTGGAAGCCAGCGCGGCCTGGTATGCTCGAATGCTCGGCATGCGGCGCACCGAGTTCGAGTCGCGCAGCGGCACGCGCGTGGCGATGACATACGGCAATCAGAAGATCAATCTGCGGCCGGCGGATGCGGACACGGCCGCATGGTTCACCGGGCGCGAGCCGGTGCCGGGCAGCACCGATCTGTGCTTTGTCACCACCGCGAGTTCCGCTGAGGTCAAAGCCTATTGGCTTGCACAGGGCGTGGAGATAGAGGCCGGCCCGGTTGAGCGCGACGGCGCACGAGGCAAGATGACCTCGGTGTATTGCCGCGATCCGGACGGCAATCTGATCGAGGTCGCGACGTATCCTCGCGCGTAA
- a CDS encoding DoxX family protein, with product MTRPVDSGVILIARIALAVLFLWGGVMKLLGYAGFVSYLHSKGVPFVQVAAPLATAVEALGGLLLIVGFKMRPLALIMAVYTVATAVLGHDFWNVTDPALQRDMVIHFWKNIGIAGGFLLLFVTGAGRISIDGARAPRGGLNL from the coding sequence ATGACGCGTCCCGTCGATTCCGGCGTCATCCTCATCGCGCGTATCGCCCTTGCCGTGCTGTTTTTATGGGGCGGCGTGATGAAACTGCTGGGCTATGCGGGCTTTGTCAGCTATCTGCATTCGAAGGGAGTGCCGTTCGTACAGGTCGCCGCGCCACTTGCCACAGCGGTCGAGGCGCTCGGCGGTCTGCTGCTGATCGTCGGCTTCAAGATGCGCCCGCTCGCGCTCATCATGGCCGTCTATACCGTGGCAACCGCGGTGCTGGGCCACGATTTCTGGAACGTCACCGATCCCGCGTTGCAGCGCGATATGGTGATCCACTTCTGGAAGAACATTGGCATCGCCGGTGGTTTCCTGCTGTTGTTCGTGACCGGAGCCGGCCGTATCAGTATCGACGGCGCGCGTGCGCCACGCGGCGGGCTGAATCTCTGA
- a CDS encoding MFS transporter, which yields MNSPNTPRSPALGRILATVSVGFVVTQLDVTIVNIALPKIGADLHANVAGLQWVVDAYTLAFAVLMLSAGALGDRLGTRRMYAAGIVLFAFASLACGLALDATMLVAARALQGIGAAAMLPNSLALLNQSYGHDPKLRARAVGLWTAAGAISIAAGPVLGGLLIAAFGWRSIFLVNLPICVAGLLATLLWVPRPQSVRKDAQRAASTATTAAATTPATAEASPRSIDLSGQTLAIVALTAFVAAVIEWRPLGLSHPLVAGGFILALIAAVTFIAVESRVAAPMLPLSLFNKRTFNAAVLFGVCVNLTYYGMVFVLSLYLQRARGHTPLQAGLTFLPLTGGFLLSNVASGWVVGRFGARVPMIAGAITAGLGYGLLHFVDASTPLVGLLLPFLLIPSGMGLAVPAMTTAVLASVEAKRAATASAVLNTARQAGGAVGVAAFGALASGAAATQIVSGMQAATAISVALLAVGGVMGCLVHPEPHASASKSHKTSPRQVRESR from the coding sequence ATGAACTCGCCCAATACCCCCCGCTCACCCGCCCTTGGCCGCATTCTCGCGACGGTCAGCGTCGGCTTCGTCGTCACGCAACTCGACGTGACCATCGTCAACATCGCGCTACCGAAGATCGGTGCGGACCTGCACGCGAATGTCGCGGGGCTGCAATGGGTCGTCGACGCGTACACACTCGCGTTCGCCGTGCTGATGCTGTCGGCAGGTGCGCTCGGCGACCGGCTCGGCACCCGGCGCATGTACGCGGCCGGCATCGTGCTGTTTGCGTTTGCGTCGCTCGCCTGCGGATTGGCGCTCGATGCCACCATGCTGGTCGCCGCGCGCGCGTTGCAAGGCATCGGCGCCGCCGCCATGCTGCCGAACTCGCTGGCGCTGCTCAACCAGTCATATGGCCACGATCCGAAGCTCCGGGCGCGCGCAGTCGGGCTGTGGACCGCCGCAGGCGCGATTTCGATCGCGGCCGGACCGGTGCTCGGCGGTCTGCTGATTGCGGCGTTCGGCTGGCGCAGCATCTTTCTCGTCAATCTGCCGATTTGCGTAGCCGGTTTGCTGGCGACTTTGCTGTGGGTGCCACGGCCTCAATCAGTTCGCAAAGACGCGCAACGCGCGGCGTCGACTGCGACTACCGCTGCGGCCACAACACCAGCTACCGCCGAGGCAAGTCCACGCAGTATCGATCTAAGCGGCCAGACCCTTGCCATCGTTGCGCTCACCGCCTTCGTCGCCGCTGTGATTGAATGGCGTCCGCTCGGGCTGAGCCATCCGCTAGTCGCTGGCGGTTTCATACTCGCGCTGATCGCGGCCGTCACTTTCATCGCCGTGGAATCCCGCGTCGCGGCGCCGATGCTGCCGCTCTCGCTATTCAACAAGCGCACCTTCAACGCGGCGGTGCTGTTCGGCGTCTGCGTGAATCTGACGTACTACGGCATGGTGTTCGTGCTGAGCCTGTATTTGCAGCGCGCACGCGGCCATACCCCGCTGCAGGCGGGCCTCACCTTCCTGCCGTTGACCGGCGGCTTTCTGCTCTCGAACGTGGCGAGCGGCTGGGTGGTCGGGCGTTTCGGCGCACGCGTGCCGATGATCGCCGGGGCAATCACCGCGGGGCTCGGCTATGGCCTGCTCCATTTCGTCGATGCGTCCACACCGCTCGTCGGCCTGCTACTGCCGTTCCTGCTGATTCCGTCGGGAATGGGCCTGGCGGTTCCGGCGATGACTACCGCCGTGCTGGCATCCGTCGAAGCGAAACGCGCGGCCACGGCGTCCGCCGTGCTGAATACCGCCCGGCAAGCGGGCGGCGCGGTGGGTGTGGCGGCTTTCGGCGCGTTGGCGAGCGGTGCAGCCGCCACGCAGATCGTCTCCGGCATGCAGGCGGCGACAGCGATCTCGGTCGCGCTGCTGGCGGTGGGTGGCGTGATGGGCTGCCTCGTGCATCCGGAACCGCATGCGTCGGCCTCGAAGTCGCACAAGACCAGCCCTCGGCAAGTTCGCGAATCGCGCTGA